A genome region from Schlesneria paludicola DSM 18645 includes the following:
- a CDS encoding DUF1559 domain-containing protein, translating into MMRRSRRGFTLIELLVVIAIIAVLIALLLPAVQQAREAARRTQCRNNLKQLGLALHNYHDAYNLFPNGIGYAQGPNNPFFGNPQNSPIDDPNLHVWTEGLLPYLDQGNVYNQINFSLAIIGPISIPGVPAPYNTVGGTNQTATNVAIPAFICPSTPRAASTVVVDFGAALNPALAGAGVNLKGGANDYSASSSVWDPIATLCGETANRGVLSDEQSVGLKHIVDGTSNTSMVIERAGAPQVWRKGKLVSGQQTTGGTWNDPYIGAHYLRGSLFDGTGSNGLCAINCTNEQTRGFYSFHSGMVTVLMADGSCRGLNENTSNVTIGRLISFAGGLVVGEL; encoded by the coding sequence ATGATGAGACGAAGTCGCCGAGGTTTTACCCTGATTGAACTGTTGGTCGTGATTGCAATTATCGCGGTCCTGATCGCGCTCCTGTTGCCTGCCGTTCAGCAGGCTCGTGAAGCAGCCCGTCGTACCCAGTGCCGCAATAACTTGAAGCAGTTGGGCTTGGCACTTCACAATTATCATGATGCCTACAATCTGTTTCCGAACGGCATTGGTTACGCCCAAGGGCCAAACAATCCGTTCTTTGGAAATCCCCAGAACTCACCGATTGATGATCCCAATCTCCATGTCTGGACCGAAGGCCTGCTTCCTTATCTCGACCAGGGAAATGTCTACAACCAGATCAATTTCTCGCTGGCGATTATTGGCCCGATTAGCATTCCTGGTGTCCCTGCCCCTTACAACACCGTCGGGGGGACGAATCAGACTGCGACCAATGTCGCGATTCCGGCCTTTATCTGTCCCAGCACTCCTCGGGCGGCGTCGACCGTTGTCGTGGATTTTGGTGCCGCTCTGAACCCAGCGCTCGCGGGAGCAGGCGTGAATCTCAAAGGGGGCGCCAACGACTACTCCGCCAGTAGTTCAGTTTGGGACCCGATTGCGACATTGTGCGGAGAAACCGCCAATCGTGGTGTACTTTCTGATGAGCAAAGTGTCGGGCTGAAACACATCGTCGATGGCACTTCGAATACCTCGATGGTCATCGAACGGGCCGGAGCCCCGCAAGTCTGGCGAAAAGGGAAGTTGGTGAGTGGTCAACAGACAACTGGTGGCACTTGGAATGATCCCTACATCGGTGCCCACTACCTTCGTGGGTCTCTGTTTGATGGAACGGGATCGAATGGGCTCTGCGCGATCAACTGCACGAACGAGCAGACACGCGGATTCTATAGTTTCCACTCGGGCATGGTCACGGTCCTGATGGCGGATGGCTCGTGTCGCGGACTGAATGAAAACACCAGCAACGTGACAATCGGTCGTCTGATTTCCTTCGCTGGTGGTCTGGTCGTTGGAGAGCTGTAA
- a CDS encoding SDR family oxidoreductase, whose translation MEFGGRVVLVTGGANGIGRALCQRIAQERPRGIIIADCDLPAAISVAEELGARAMQCDVSCEADVKAVVEKARQEFGQIEIVVSNAGVTAKGGFEAPDEDWDRLWRINSMAHVYLARATVPDMVERGGGAFIVTASAAGLLTEIGSAAYSVTKHGAVAFAEWLSVHYRNRGLKVACLCPAGVATDFLDMNDPIHQFLHYRSVTPAHVAECVIETLRSERFLVLPHPEVGEFFQFKTQDYDRWLHNFAHINSRLQKRLDRVTKATKDSSEIS comes from the coding sequence ATGGAATTTGGCGGACGAGTCGTGTTGGTCACGGGGGGCGCGAATGGCATTGGGCGTGCATTGTGTCAGCGAATTGCGCAAGAGCGGCCGCGAGGAATCATCATTGCGGATTGCGATTTGCCTGCGGCCATTTCCGTTGCCGAAGAGCTTGGCGCAAGGGCGATGCAGTGTGACGTTTCCTGTGAAGCAGATGTAAAGGCCGTTGTGGAGAAAGCACGACAGGAATTTGGACAGATCGAGATTGTTGTCTCGAATGCGGGCGTCACCGCCAAGGGGGGATTCGAAGCGCCGGACGAGGATTGGGATCGCCTGTGGCGAATCAATTCAATGGCTCACGTGTATCTGGCGCGAGCCACGGTCCCCGACATGGTCGAACGAGGGGGCGGTGCTTTCATCGTTACGGCCTCGGCGGCGGGATTGCTGACGGAAATTGGATCTGCGGCCTATTCGGTGACAAAGCATGGCGCCGTCGCGTTTGCCGAATGGCTGTCGGTCCACTACCGAAATCGCGGGTTGAAAGTGGCGTGCCTTTGCCCCGCTGGTGTTGCAACGGACTTTCTGGACATGAATGATCCGATTCATCAATTCCTTCATTACCGTTCCGTCACTCCTGCCCATGTGGCGGAATGTGTCATTGAGACCCTTCGCAGCGAACGATTTCTGGTGCTGCCTCATCCCGAGGTGGGCGAATTCTTCCAGTTCAAGACGCAGGACTACGATCGCTGGTTGCACAATTTCGCGCATATCAATTCACGGCTTCAAAAGCGGCTCGATCGCGTGACAAAGGCGACAAAGGATTCCTCGGAGATCTCCTGA